From Solanum lycopersicum chromosome 4, SLM_r2.1:
TACATGCACCTCAGTCCTGTCATCTTTTTCTTGTTCTAAATACTTGCTAAGCAGGTTAGAATACAGGAAATCATGTCGTTGACCAGTTTAGATATTTTTCAGGAAAAATTACCTAATACACAACTTATTTTACTATATTCTCTAAAATTTCCTAccattagaaaaaattataaaaatcccTACTCTCTCCTATTCTGGGATACATTACTTTACGCTATATATCGACTAAAGACATCACATTACGCGATGTATCGGGACGTAATACATCACTTTACGCAATGTATCGGACCAATACATCACTATACGCGATGTATCGGGACGTAATACATCACTTTACGCAATTTATCGGACCAATACATCACTATACGCGATGTATCGGGACATCAAGTGATGTACCCTAAACCGATGCGATGTATATGTTGAGTGATGTATTTCGATGACGTTTTGGGATATAGCCGGATTCCACCAAATTGAAGAGATTCTCATAATTTGGAAAGAGTAGGGACAGGATGTAATTAGCTCTCAACACTCGGGAATTTGTGTAAAATTCCCTATTTCTTATGCATTAGACTTGCCATTTTCTCATCTCAGATAAAACACACCCTGGTCAAAATAGGTGGCTATGCAAATTGACCAAGCTCACGGCCTACTTCCTTCCCCTCCAACTACTCGAAAACAGATAGAAGTCTACTAACCATAACCAGAAAGAATAAAATACCTTGGGCAGCAAAGAATACATTGAGGATCCCATTGCCTGCATCACGTCAACGGCTGAAGAAATAGCATCTTTAACATTTTGAACTTCTGCCTGCAGATGATAGAACCAGAAAATATTATTCCTGAAGGGTAATACCAAATCGAAAAGAATGCAAGGGAAAAAGTACCCTAGCTCCTTCCACAACAGGGAGACGAATAGTGCTGGCTTCCAGAGCACATATGGTCCCTGACAATGAATTGCAATGGTCTCCATCAATCATACTCCAATTTTCCAAACATGGCCCCTGAAATGTCCAAAAAAAGAGTAAGGGGTGATAAGATAGACAAATCAAGTACACATTACAAATGTTAAAACAAGAAATCAGACGATGAATATTTACTTCTCATTTCACAGCATATAAAAAGATAACAACCATCTTAGGCAGTGCAGGCACTCCCCTCTGGTGCATGATGAAGGCAAATGTGAGATATAACGGGGAACAATATAATTGTAACTAGCAAGAGTTATTTCATTCAACAATATAATGTTATCTACAGAAATGACCAAATAGTATGCATTGGCTCATGCGTTAACTATCATAATTTCTGTGTCATAGCTCCCCCCCCTCAACCCTCAGGCCTTCAGTTTTCTTCCTACACATCATATATAGACTATTTACCTCGTGTACTCTTGTTTCttgtttgttctttttaaaTACATACATGATTTGTTTATCAAGTATCTGTACTCGAGAAATGGTTTATCTCATTGATGCATGTGTATTTAAAAGCATATCATTTGATGTATAAGATGTGTATATAAACATATGCAAAATAATTTGGTTCGAGGCAGAAGAACTTAAAAGAGGGCTTACTTGTCCTTTGAGGATGGAATGCAGCTTCACATTTTTCCGCAGCAGCTGCAGCTGAATTCTTTTGGACTTCACAGAATGCCGCAATTTTAAAGTCGTCAACCAAGCATTGTACAGGGTCCTCTAGTAAACGGATAGTTTCACATTAATGGCACGAAATTTCAACAGCATTCTAGTCTATAGTTATACCACAGCTTTCAGTTTACACTATTAATTCATGGGCAGAAAAAACTTGCAGCCAGTTTATGCATCAATTTTAGTGAGTATAATTGTAAGAGGTGTAATAGGAAAATTAAGACAGCGGGTCggtaaatattttcaattttacttGATGATAAATTATTGGAACACCTTTTTTACAGTTTTTATTCTAATATTTGAAGTTTGGTTTTATCACATTTGAAGAATGGTAAGTATGTTTATTACATATTTTGGTAAGGATGTTACTATTTCATTTAGACATCGAACTATCGTCTGTTCAGCACCTGTCTATTTCATCGAGAACCCCTTAAGGGTGGGTTCACCAGCGCCCATTACGTAGATAAGTTCATCACACTAAATATGTCTTCTTCTTTCGACTATACATATCAACATCAAATGGAATATGAATGAGGTTTTAAGACTTACTGAAGTTAATGTGTATAAAATTTTGAGCAAAGAGCACTTGAGAACACGTGCCaaagctttttaaaattttgagttgGAAATATCTAATAGGAACACACTGTTATATGTTTAGATGTTCAATCGAGATATTATATGTTTAGATGCTCAATTGACATATTACATGTTTAGATGCTCAATAGAGATATGACATAGTTCAAGTGTCTAGATGAAATTTACTGGCAAGTGAAAACTTTTATATCTTAGATTTCTATTAATATACATAAAACAAACAGGTTTAATTGACAATAAAATCTCAAGTAAAGAAACAACACATATCATGTATTTATTCTTTGAAATGGATTGGAGTTTACACCAACTATATAACTACCGGTGGATTACTCATCATATCATACAAAGCCTGAATAGGAACTCATACTCAAGTAAAGAATATTAGATTATAAAGACAGATATGTCTATTATCCCATTCAAGCACGCAAATTGAACAGTATATTGAACTTGTCCAATTAACCATAAAAAGTTCAAGTAAAAAAGAACaacaagcataatatatttattatccaGTTCAAACCGCAGGTTGAGGGATTCCTATATCTACTTGACGAGTGAAACAGATATGAGAACCTCCAAAAGTTTTAGTCTATTGCTATTTCTTAATGCAATTCATCTATGCCATGAAATAATTCATCATACCctcctcatatatatatatatatatatacacacacgcgcgcgcgcgcgcgcacacacacactctCTTAATAAGGAATATATATAATGCATTTCTATTATGGCAACTTTTCATTTATCTAATTACACTTTACTCTTAATAAGGTGGGATGATGGGTGTACCATATGACCCCAGCTAATTTAGGATTGAGCTATAGTTGATTGATTTATTTCATTTCCACTTTAACATTCACCACAAAAGTTCGCAAGGGATAGTAAAATCTGAGATGATGTTTCATTAGCAATGTCTATGTACTGTCTAACAAAAAGAACTTGTATATGAACTATGTCCTCACTAACACTTAAAGAGTTAGtagcattttaaatttttttacctcTGCTGTTGTTGTCTGTGCCCTCAGAGCAGCTTCTGCTTGTGCATTGACAAATCGCCATTGCAGGTTCCGATTATATAGAAGCCTTAACTCATGTGCATCAACTATCCGGTTTTCCCCTACCTTCCCTCTTCTTGCATCAGCAGCAAAACTCAAAATTGAGGGCATGATACATGAATTATTAGATGTTGAACCCATGGAACCATTTTTTGTTCTTGTAGGACTTGGCATCCCTCTTAAAGGAGTATTAGCAGATGGTGTCAATGTCTTACTTGGTGATGCTGGTCTTAGACCCCCTCGAAGAGGAGACCCTAGACCTCTAGAAGCTGGGACAACCCGGGCTGATGTTCTGGGGCTATCAGTCAGAAACTTCTTGTTTCCCATTTGCTTAGAAGAAGCCACTGTTTTCAAATTGCCATTGTCCATAGAAGAACCAAGTTCTGGCCCTCGTCTGATTCTGTTGTTAGTCTCTTGCCAAAACCTAGCAGGCACAACTATACCACGGGGACCTCCTCGTCCATGAATAACACTCGGACCATCATGGACACCTGAAGTACTCCCTGAAGAGACACTTTCACTATCTGAAGCCAATGTATCAGCAGACATAGCTGATCCATAAGCTGACTTCATATCGACCTCATCATTATCACTTTGAGGTTTCAATTTAGCTTCAATTCTAGCTCTATGATATATATCAATCACCGACTTCATTGACGAACTAGTGACACTTCCGGATCCAAATTTAGGCTTGTCAATAGAACCACAATCCATGCTTCGTGTCAGAAAACTTGAATTTAGTGACTTTGACCTCCCTGGCCACctatgctgatcacttgtcttGACATTCTCAGTCCGATCTCTCGCTGGTGTGCTCAATTCCGCCGCAACTTTACTCCTCTCTGGTGTATAAAAATCCGCTGTAGCTTTCTTCCTCTCCGGCGTGACAAAATTCGCAGAAACCTTCCTCCTCTCCGGCGTGACAAAATCCGCAGTAACTTTCCTCCTCTCCGGCGTACCCCTCCTCACATTTCCAATATTGTTCGTCGCAGGAGGGGGCTTTGCCTTACTAACAGGTATAGAGAAAGACTGACCTTGAAAGGAAACGGATAAACTCCTACTGGAATTCAACAGCTGCTTCGCCGCAGCAGACTTCTCCGTAGACGCTGGCGTTACCGGTCGTCTCCGGTCCACCGACTGTGACCGTTTAACTGAACCGGAATTTTGAACCGGCGTCGCAGCAGGTCGAACCGTCCTAGTCCCCATCGGCGATGGAGTCCTCAGTGAGGCAATCGTATTAGACGATGAAGAGTAAGTAGTCGAAGTATTCGAAGACGACGTCGTTGAGacagaagatgaagaagaagtcGAAAGATACCTTGAAGTAACCTCTCTAGATTTCGGTTTTCTAGAAGGTCCATTCTGAGCTTCTGAAGGCAACAATGGCGGTCTTTTCGGATTCTGGTAACTCAAACCATTAGATGTGACCTTCTGATTGGGCTTTGTTGTTGATACTGCAGCCACCATTGCCACTTCTCACAATTCTTCACATCTCTCCGAAAAATTCACCCTCTCAAAAACCCTAATTCACCAGAAATTCAGCTGAATTTATAGAGTAATAAAGTGCAAAATACGAAGAGATTACTACTACAATCTGAAATTAATAGTATGTGTATTAATAATGCCTGTATTAATGTAGAGATTTTTTACTTTGtaatttttagagagagaaacatACCGGAAATATGACCGTTACGAACGCCGGCGAGCAATATACGCGGAGGAGAAAGAAAGAGGAGAGAGAAAGTGGGACCTGAAGGAAATATTTGCGAGCATAACTGTCGTCCCCCACTGCGTTTTCGATGTGATTAAAAAAAAGCAATGCATTAAGAACTTGTACTGCCACCCTTTATAGTTGTACAGTAAGCACGTTGATGTGGTGGACTTGTATTTTAGCGAGAAAATTTCGAACCAATCATAAATTTATCTTGATATGATCTATAAATCATAATTCGAGTTTGTTGaaatttgttattaatattttcattagaataGATGATTAATATATCACTTTTTGagatgtaatttatttttaaacttggCTAATGTGGAATGCTTATGGAGTGAAATGTTGTATTTTTATTGAATCTTCGGAGAAATGTTGTATTTTTGTTGAATCTTCAGAGAAACGTCACGTTGATGACAGTTGATTTTGATACTTTAATGACAGATTAGGTAAATTAcatgaatattaaataacttatcttactaatttattattattttaatagtattgcattttgtttgtttattagTATTTCTGATAGAATATCAAAGCGTgcttataaaaaaacaatttaaagtaGGTAAATGGAATTACGGGATCATTAGAAGCGAACATTtatgttgattaattaattaaatcattgtaattaataattagtaCTCGCGGCACAGATTATGTCTCTTATAATGGAATTTATCAAGTTAATTAATTCGGTGTGTAAGTTTTGGATCAATTGTTGGGTTGTATTATTACTTGTCTTATTTACAtagaaaataaagttaaaaaataaggtatttgaacgtttataaaaaaaaaaagtataattgtCAAAATTTAAACCAGTTGTGATTCAACGGAAAAATGTGGAGTAATCTTGAGCCTCACctaaaaagttttttcttatataataaaGGTCTAAAAAGTATCAATTGTAGGTTTTaatcttcatttattttcagAATAATGAGATAAACAGTAAAGTTTATTTGTACGATTAAGATATATTTATAATGGTCAAGATAGAGtcgaaaatattatattaatttttaatagtttGCATTCCTtcgatttttaatatattttcaattactGCTCTGAATCACGaattataaaaattgataagCATGtgcttgttttttttaaaaaaaaaagttaaaaaagaccactttaatttttttcaaaacaagtaGTACCGACACGTGACAATTAAAGTTATTGTAAACTTTATAGTTACAAAATGGAAATTTTAGAACGTgttttaattaatatacttcTAATTATGTTTATAGCTACTtgtgaataattattttctgtAAATAGTTAAATTTACCCACGGGATTTTTACAAGAAATTAATACAgtgatataaataatataagtacCATGCAAAAGGTACTATCATATAGGTAGTTACATGCATTAATACATGCCTTACCAAATTAGCATAATTCATCACAAGTTGTGATTCACATTGAATCAAACATGATTCACAACAATGACCTAAATCCAATTTAAATCATATACATTGAATCACGGGCTAGTTTGATTGGCGAACAAGTTATATCATTATTAAATAACGATTGAATTGCAGTTGATATAATTTAAACAACAGATATTTGATTAATGCGACtaaaaataagataaacatTGTTGCATTGTAGCCGTTAGCTTCTTGATAGATTCGATCGAGTATTCATATTCTGGGTAAAAGAATTTAAACTGTTGCATTATAATgtaaaatgtgataaaattgTATAACGTAAAATATACGTTTTGTTTTACACTAGATAAGCTAAAAGTaagttttaatttcaatttattaaccttatttgtttagaattttggtcattttggtATTGTATCCTGAGATATTAGTAATTTTAAGCTTGTAAGGATTTTTTATTGCCGATTAtagttatatttgtattaatatcaTATTGACTGATTATAAGAAAATTGATGTACGTATTATTTTATACAGAGATCAGTTACGTaggattttttatatatatatatatatatattttaattattccaTTTTTTATTCTATAGCTCCTCATTAACTATCGAACGATCATATAGTAAGTACATTTTgttatctgttttttttttttgtaaggtgagaaaatttaatacaaatagCCTATGTAATTAATAGTTACCCAACACAACCAAACACACCCACCCCAATAGACTTCCATCCTACTTGATATTTATTATGTAAGGAAAACATTAGCAAagaacaataattaattaaagtgtTGAAAAATCAGTTCAACcaaattcattttgtattttccATACCATGCATATTGGGGTctatacattaaaaatacaacaaaaagctaaattactaaaaatatgttatacaaataaatataccacatgttagggtttctttttaaaatttgtaggTGTTGATTTTATACCTTGTGATATCGTTTTCAACGCAACAAATGAGGgcaaatttga
This genomic window contains:
- the LOC101261324 gene encoding QWRF motif-containing protein 2, encoding MVAAVSTTKPNQKVTSNGLSYQNPKRPPLLPSEAQNGPSRKPKSREVTSRYLSTSSSSSVSTTSSSNTSTTYSSSSNTIASLRTPSPMGTRTVRPAATPVQNSGSVKRSQSVDRRRPVTPASTEKSAAAKQLLNSSRSLSVSFQGQSFSIPVSKAKPPPATNNIGNVRRGTPERRKVTADFVTPERRKVSANFVTPERKKATADFYTPERSKVAAELSTPARDRTENVKTSDQHRWPGRSKSLNSSFLTRSMDCGSIDKPKFGSGSVTSSSMKSVIDIYHRARIEAKLKPQSDNDEVDMKSAYGSAMSADTLASDSESVSSGSTSGVHDGPSVIHGRGGPRGIVVPARFWQETNNRIRRGPELGSSMDNGNLKTVASSKQMGNKKFLTDSPRTSARVVPASRGLGSPLRGGLRPASPSKTLTPSANTPLRGMPSPTRTKNGSMGSTSNNSCIMPSILSFAADARRGKVGENRIVDAHELRLLYNRNLQWRFVNAQAEAALRAQTTTAERTLYNAWLTTLKLRHSVKSKRIQLQLLRKNVKLHSILKGQGPCLENWSMIDGDHCNSLSGTICALEASTIRLPVVEGARAEVQNVKDAISSAVDVMQAMGSSMYSLLPKVEQVDSMVCELADVVASERALLDQCRDILSSMTALQVKECSLKTHLLQIKDAVCCSTTEV